In Streptomyces nojiriensis, one genomic interval encodes:
- a CDS encoding DUF3376 domain-containing protein, translating to MEKTDEEIRLALVMNGGVSLAVWMGGVTHEIDLLRRASDPAVPLATVRGSDQPVFDRWRGACDGSSGGPRRRVIVDVVAGTSAGGLNGTLLATAIARGTALDPAPGLEGEDTVLPKLKKIWREDAALAFDKLLPQPGETPRPSILDGAFFAEAVDGVLESIEQVPAEGDSLPITLFVTATSLGSAAQNYQDAFGNLMACPDHRRVYRFEKQTSQCTYQADLLGEEPLENVFARDFRNDFNPATGYPNVLASAARSSASYPLAFAPVSESQIPVSLWVRGVGEPSWVMDGGVLDNAPFGPVLDAIASRELSGPVRRLLAYVVPSPGVLGPSSEGDGAPPLWTRVLGSAIGLPPEADLRTDVETIQSLLSQADGLGSDSTAFFASLLGNPVLEEETQARAEQAQATAELLLPTYRGARIIGAIFEARRLVATASLAPTPTAETVEDLGDIVPLWVPEAGVNGLAEEVWHWGVTGAERTVRLFVRDLRRRLDMAPVETNPAAGLSALTNLWLPRIEAVKRAFTEGLQTELQGAGDAPAEDIAASINSVIEELQVREALALLVGGATAAYRGAVTSGLSQDELLQSALNVEVISRAFQARSPSRAVAPFEFLRLGPDVKTPVLGEPLSGQIMSQPERKLYGTQMAHFAAFGHPSWRDWDWLVGRLDAVAHLGNALGRDEAWVWETQVAVLESESVSLESLSTGMESMLDMSLPQLINKLRDLPDNYGPNLVRNLVASAADGLAHLENPPALRVPARILARARRPLRWWLRRKGF from the coding sequence GTGGAGAAAACCGATGAAGAGATTCGCCTTGCACTGGTGATGAACGGGGGCGTCAGCCTCGCGGTCTGGATGGGTGGAGTCACGCACGAAATCGATCTGCTGCGGCGTGCCTCCGACCCGGCGGTGCCCCTCGCAACGGTCCGCGGAAGTGACCAGCCGGTCTTCGATCGGTGGCGAGGCGCATGTGACGGTTCGTCGGGAGGCCCACGGCGCCGTGTCATTGTCGACGTGGTGGCAGGTACGAGCGCCGGCGGACTGAACGGCACCCTTCTCGCCACTGCCATCGCGCGAGGTACCGCGCTGGATCCGGCCCCCGGCCTGGAAGGCGAAGACACGGTCCTTCCTAAGCTCAAGAAAATCTGGCGGGAAGACGCCGCCCTGGCGTTCGACAAGCTGCTGCCTCAGCCGGGTGAGACGCCGCGTCCGTCGATTCTCGATGGCGCCTTCTTCGCCGAGGCCGTCGACGGGGTGCTGGAAAGCATTGAACAGGTGCCCGCCGAGGGTGACTCGCTGCCGATCACCTTGTTCGTCACGGCCACGTCGCTGGGGTCAGCCGCACAGAACTACCAGGATGCGTTCGGTAACCTCATGGCCTGCCCTGATCACCGCCGGGTCTACCGCTTTGAGAAGCAAACCAGTCAGTGCACCTACCAGGCCGACCTCCTGGGTGAGGAGCCGTTGGAGAACGTATTTGCGAGGGATTTCCGCAACGACTTCAATCCAGCCACTGGCTATCCGAATGTGCTTGCCTCAGCCGCACGCTCCTCCGCTTCGTACCCCCTCGCCTTCGCACCGGTCTCCGAGTCGCAGATCCCTGTATCCCTGTGGGTGCGAGGGGTGGGCGAACCCTCGTGGGTCATGGACGGCGGCGTCCTGGACAACGCGCCCTTCGGGCCGGTGCTGGACGCCATCGCCAGCCGCGAGCTTTCGGGGCCTGTGCGGCGCCTGCTGGCCTACGTGGTGCCCTCCCCGGGTGTCCTCGGCCCATCCTCAGAGGGGGATGGTGCCCCACCCCTGTGGACCCGTGTCCTGGGCTCGGCGATCGGGCTCCCGCCTGAAGCGGACCTTCGAACAGACGTTGAGACCATTCAGTCGTTGCTCAGCCAAGCGGACGGGCTCGGTAGCGACAGCACGGCGTTCTTCGCTTCTCTGCTCGGCAACCCTGTCCTGGAGGAGGAGACCCAGGCAAGGGCCGAGCAGGCTCAAGCAACGGCCGAGTTGCTGCTACCGACCTATCGTGGGGCACGAATCATCGGTGCCATCTTCGAGGCTCGTCGACTGGTCGCAACCGCATCTCTAGCACCTACACCAACCGCAGAGACCGTCGAAGACCTGGGCGACATCGTTCCCCTCTGGGTACCGGAAGCAGGAGTCAACGGCCTGGCCGAGGAAGTGTGGCACTGGGGGGTAACCGGAGCGGAGCGGACGGTGCGCTTGTTCGTTCGCGACCTGCGCCGACGCCTGGATATGGCACCCGTAGAGACGAATCCAGCCGCCGGCCTCTCCGCGCTGACCAACCTATGGCTCCCGCGTATCGAGGCTGTGAAGCGAGCTTTCACCGAAGGCCTGCAGACAGAACTGCAGGGGGCGGGAGACGCTCCGGCTGAAGACATCGCGGCGTCGATTAATAGCGTGATCGAAGAGCTCCAGGTTCGTGAGGCGCTGGCCCTGCTCGTAGGCGGCGCCACGGCGGCCTACCGCGGGGCGGTCACATCTGGACTTTCCCAAGATGAGCTCCTGCAAAGCGCTTTGAACGTCGAAGTCATCTCTCGAGCCTTCCAAGCAAGGTCACCGTCACGCGCCGTCGCGCCGTTCGAATTCCTTCGGCTGGGCCCTGATGTGAAGACGCCCGTGCTCGGCGAGCCGCTGAGTGGCCAGATCATGAGTCAGCCCGAGCGTAAGCTTTATGGCACACAGATGGCGCACTTCGCTGCCTTCGGGCATCCCAGCTGGCGGGACTGGGACTGGCTGGTTGGTCGTCTGGATGCAGTCGCCCACCTCGGCAATGCGCTGGGCAGGGATGAAGCCTGGGTGTGGGAGACGCAAGTGGCGGTCCTGGAGAGTGAGAGCGTCAGCCTCGAGAGCCTGTCAACGGGCATGGAATCGATGCTGGACATGTCCTTGCCTCAGCTCATCAACAAACTGAGGGACCTACCAGACAACTATGGGCCCAACCTGGTACGCAACCTCGTGGCCTCGGCAGCGGATGGCCTTGCACACCTGGAAAACCCACCTGCCCTGCGGGTGCCCGCCCGAATCCTCGCTCGTGCCCGCAGACCGCTCAGGTGGTGGCTACGGCGCAAGGGGTTCTAG
- a CDS encoding glycosyltransferase family 4 protein: protein MSSSPVSTSLPPQPYGRPPLRTVQVLGGGAGAGSSAHVRSLATGLAARGVRVTVCAPVQAEGEYDFTGAGAEFAPDAVSVLRAACAGADLVHAHGVRAGMRAALAIRGRRVPLVVTWHGDGPAAAGALGRLGRLLERHVARAAAVVLGASSDQVDAARLRGARDARLAPVAVPAGPAGPETPADPGKVRAELGAVERPLLIAVGSLVPHRGYSVLLDAAREWRGLDPSPLLVIAGEGPLRAELARRIEAEGLPVRLLGRRRDAVQLLAAADLAVLPSRWEARALLAQEALRVGVPLVATAVGGVPELVGEGAVLVPPGEAGPLASAVTGLLADPDRRAALAAAGRVQAATWPSEDDTVAQVLSVYDELMERRR from the coding sequence GTGAGCAGCTCCCCGGTCTCCACCTCCCTTCCGCCCCAGCCCTACGGCCGGCCGCCGCTGCGCACCGTGCAGGTACTCGGCGGCGGTGCGGGCGCGGGCAGCAGCGCGCACGTACGCTCGCTCGCGACCGGCCTCGCCGCGCGCGGGGTCCGGGTCACGGTGTGCGCGCCCGTCCAGGCGGAGGGGGAGTACGACTTCACCGGCGCCGGGGCGGAGTTCGCGCCCGACGCGGTCAGCGTGCTGCGGGCCGCCTGCGCCGGGGCGGACCTCGTGCACGCGCACGGCGTGCGCGCCGGGATGCGCGCCGCCCTGGCCATACGGGGGCGCCGGGTGCCGCTGGTGGTGACCTGGCACGGCGACGGCCCCGCGGCGGCCGGTGCGCTCGGGCGGTTGGGCCGGTTGCTGGAGCGGCACGTCGCACGGGCCGCGGCGGTGGTGCTCGGGGCCTCCTCCGACCAGGTGGACGCCGCGCGGCTGCGGGGCGCCAGGGACGCGCGGCTGGCCCCGGTGGCGGTACCGGCAGGCCCGGCGGGTCCCGAGACGCCGGCCGACCCCGGCAAGGTACGGGCGGAACTCGGCGCGGTGGAACGGCCGCTGCTGATCGCCGTCGGCAGCCTGGTGCCGCACCGCGGGTACTCCGTACTGCTCGACGCGGCACGGGAGTGGCGCGGCCTGGACCCGTCACCGCTGCTGGTGATCGCGGGGGAGGGGCCGCTGCGGGCGGAGCTCGCCCGGCGGATCGAGGCGGAGGGGCTCCCGGTACGGCTGCTGGGGCGCCGCCGGGACGCGGTGCAACTGCTGGCGGCGGCGGACCTCGCGGTGCTGCCGAGCCGGTGGGAGGCGCGGGCGCTGCTGGCGCAGGAGGCGCTGCGGGTGGGCGTGCCGCTGGTGGCCACGGCGGTGGGAGGTGTCCCGGAGCTGGTGGGGGAGGGCGCGGTCCTGGTCCCGCCGGGAGAGGCGGGGCCGCTCGCCTCGGCCGTGACCGGCCTGCTGGCCGACCCGGACCGCCGGGCCGCGCTGGCGGCCGCGGGGCGCGTCCAGGCCGCGACGTGGCCGTCGGAGGACGACACGGTGGCGCAGGTCCTGTCGGTCTACGACGAACTGATGGAACGCCGCAGGTAG
- a CDS encoding PucR family transcriptional regulator produces the protein MENQGGITVQRALELPGLRGGLPEVVACADRLGRTVRWVHAGEVPNIASLLKGGELLLTTGLGLGTRPAEQRAFVRRLADRGIAALVVELGPRFSRLPATLVETARSAGLPLVQLHREVPFVAVTEEVHTEIVNHHYALLQRAEEVHRRCTEALLGGGGIPQVLRILADFTGNPVFLETPDGQLLYAAGSAAGDAGADPLQVWEGLRGQREAEPATNTVVVDVPGGGHGTGSVRARVVLVGVSAPLLPVHRMAAERTAGVLAVVLMQARQEEELAARGRGDFLTDLAEGRISAEDAPAQARVLGFKPGGGPLLPVVMRLASDLGPSGNWAVLARAVLEELSSVGVPVLLGVRPVEGRVPLLVSLRAESERTAVADRVSAALRAGVERAGLDRADAPPAVVVGVAGGWAAASAGLRHAAETATAAHGLPARPWYDARRLDIDLLLWRLREHPDLAAFVDRAIGPLRTHDTTSRPPLLPTLETYLAHAGRKAETARELHLNRQTLYNRLARISELLGTDLDDPETVLSLSLALRARRHTPS, from the coding sequence ATGGAAAACCAGGGCGGGATCACGGTTCAGCGGGCACTGGAACTGCCGGGGCTGCGCGGCGGACTGCCGGAGGTGGTGGCCTGCGCCGACCGTCTGGGCCGGACCGTCCGTTGGGTGCACGCGGGCGAGGTGCCGAACATCGCCTCCCTGCTCAAGGGCGGCGAGCTGCTGCTGACCACGGGCCTGGGCCTCGGCACCCGGCCGGCCGAGCAGCGGGCCTTCGTGCGCCGTCTCGCCGACCGCGGGATCGCCGCGCTCGTGGTCGAACTGGGCCCGCGCTTCTCCCGGCTGCCGGCGACCCTCGTGGAGACCGCGCGCTCGGCCGGACTGCCCCTGGTCCAGCTCCACCGGGAAGTCCCCTTCGTGGCGGTCACGGAGGAGGTCCACACCGAGATCGTCAACCACCACTACGCCCTGCTCCAGCGGGCCGAGGAGGTCCACCGCCGCTGTACGGAGGCCCTGCTGGGCGGTGGGGGCATCCCGCAGGTCCTGCGGATCCTGGCCGATTTCACGGGGAACCCGGTCTTCCTGGAGACCCCCGACGGGCAGCTCCTGTACGCGGCGGGCAGCGCGGCCGGGGACGCGGGCGCGGACCCGCTCCAGGTGTGGGAGGGCCTGCGGGGCCAGCGCGAGGCGGAACCCGCCACGAACACGGTGGTGGTCGACGTGCCGGGCGGGGGCCACGGCACCGGCTCGGTCCGGGCCCGGGTCGTCCTGGTCGGTGTCTCGGCCCCGCTGCTCCCGGTGCACCGGATGGCGGCCGAACGCACGGCGGGCGTCCTGGCCGTCGTCCTGATGCAGGCGCGGCAGGAGGAGGAGCTGGCGGCGCGCGGCCGCGGCGACTTCCTGACGGACCTGGCGGAGGGCCGCATCTCGGCGGAGGACGCACCGGCGCAGGCCCGGGTCCTGGGCTTCAAGCCGGGCGGCGGTCCGCTGCTGCCGGTGGTGATGCGGCTGGCCTCGGACCTCGGCCCGTCCGGCAACTGGGCCGTCCTGGCCCGTGCGGTGCTGGAGGAGCTGTCGTCGGTCGGGGTCCCGGTCCTGCTGGGCGTCCGCCCGGTCGAGGGCCGGGTGCCGCTGCTGGTCTCCCTGCGCGCGGAGTCGGAGCGCACGGCGGTGGCGGACCGGGTCTCGGCCGCGCTGCGGGCGGGCGTCGAACGCGCGGGCCTGGACCGGGCCGACGCGCCGCCGGCCGTGGTCGTCGGCGTGGCCGGCGGCTGGGCGGCGGCCTCGGCGGGCCTGCGCCACGCCGCGGAGACCGCGACGGCGGCCCACGGCCTGCCGGCGCGCCCCTGGTACGACGCGCGCCGCCTGGACATCGACCTGCTGCTGTGGCGGCTGCGCGAACACCCCGACCTGGCCGCCTTCGTGGACCGCGCGATCGGGCCGCTGCGCACGCACGACACGACGTCGCGTCCGCCGCTCCTGCCCACGCTGGAGACGTACCTGGCCCACGCGGGCCGCAAGGCGGAGACGGCGCGCGAGCTCCACCTGAACCGGCAGACGCTGTACAACCGGCTGGCCCGCATCTCGGAGCTCCTGGGCACGGACCTGGACGACCCCGAAACGGTCCTCTCCCTGAGCCTGGCCCTCCGCGCCCGCCGCCACACGCCGTCCTGA
- a CDS encoding glycoside hydrolase family 15 protein has protein sequence MHVSGRIEDYALIGDMQTAALVCRDGAVDWLCLPRFDSHAVFASILGTEDHGFWRIGPSFPAGTEAPRATRRRYRGDSLVLESEWDTPRGRVRVIDFMPPREDHAPQLIRIVEGISGRVPMRSALRMRFSYGRVVPWVHRVDGRTVAVAGPDSVWLDADAQTYGKDLTTYSDFTVGPGDRKAFSISWQASHRDAPETPDAEAALESTTDFWREWVDQCTYHGPYREAVIRSLITLKALTYGPTGGIVAAPTTSLPEEIGGVRNWDYRYTWLRDAAITLSSLLRTGYREEARAWREWLLRAVAGDPENLQIMYGIAGERELGETELDWLPGYENSRPVRVGNGAAGQLQLDVYGEVTEALHLGHMTGLARSDYASLLQLKLIRYLETHWDQPDEGIWEVRGPRRHFVHSKVMAWVAVDRTIKLIESGDADGPLERWRELRDEIHQDVCEKGYDKERNTFTQSYGSKELDASLLLIPQMGFLPPDDKRVIGTIEAIQRELSTPDGFILRYPTAGEEAGVDGLEGDEGAFLACSFWMADDLAMIGRVDEARRLFERLLSLRNDLGLLAEEWDPRLQRQVGNFPQAFSHVPLIDTALRLTASGAYGG, from the coding sequence ATGCACGTGTCCGGGCGCATCGAGGATTACGCACTCATCGGGGACATGCAGACCGCAGCACTGGTCTGCCGGGACGGGGCGGTGGACTGGCTGTGCCTGCCACGCTTCGACTCGCATGCCGTGTTCGCGAGCATTCTCGGCACCGAGGATCACGGGTTCTGGCGGATCGGCCCGTCGTTCCCGGCGGGCACCGAGGCCCCGCGTGCGACCCGCCGCCGCTACCGCGGTGACTCGCTGGTCCTGGAGTCGGAGTGGGACACCCCGCGCGGCAGGGTCCGCGTGATCGACTTCATGCCGCCCCGAGAGGATCACGCGCCCCAGCTGATCCGCATCGTGGAGGGCATCAGCGGGCGCGTCCCGATGCGCTCGGCACTGCGGATGCGTTTCAGCTACGGGCGGGTCGTGCCCTGGGTGCACCGCGTCGACGGGCGCACCGTGGCCGTGGCCGGCCCCGACTCCGTCTGGCTGGACGCCGACGCGCAGACCTACGGCAAGGACCTGACGACGTACTCCGACTTCACCGTCGGCCCCGGCGACCGGAAAGCCTTCAGCATCAGCTGGCAGGCCTCGCACCGCGACGCGCCCGAGACCCCGGACGCCGAGGCGGCCCTGGAGTCGACCACCGACTTCTGGCGCGAGTGGGTCGACCAGTGCACCTACCACGGGCCCTACCGGGAGGCCGTGATCCGCTCGCTGATCACCCTCAAGGCCCTCACGTACGGCCCCACGGGCGGGATCGTCGCCGCGCCCACCACCTCCCTCCCCGAGGAGATCGGCGGGGTCCGCAACTGGGACTACCGCTACACCTGGCTGCGGGACGCGGCGATCACCCTCTCCTCGCTGCTGCGCACCGGATACCGCGAAGAAGCCCGCGCCTGGCGCGAGTGGCTGCTGCGCGCGGTCGCCGGCGACCCGGAGAACCTGCAGATCATGTACGGGATCGCGGGCGAACGGGAGCTCGGCGAGACCGAACTGGACTGGCTGCCCGGATACGAGAACTCCCGTCCGGTCCGCGTCGGCAACGGCGCCGCGGGCCAGCTCCAGCTCGACGTGTACGGCGAGGTCACCGAGGCCCTGCACCTGGGCCACATGACCGGGCTCGCCCGCAGCGACTACGCCTCGCTGCTCCAGCTCAAACTGATCCGCTACCTGGAGACCCACTGGGACCAGCCGGACGAGGGCATCTGGGAGGTGCGCGGCCCGCGCCGCCACTTCGTGCACTCGAAGGTGATGGCCTGGGTGGCCGTCGACCGCACGATCAAGCTGATCGAGAGCGGGGACGCGGACGGCCCGCTGGAGCGGTGGCGCGAGCTGCGCGACGAGATCCACCAGGACGTGTGCGAGAAGGGCTACGACAAGGAGCGCAACACCTTCACCCAGTCGTACGGGTCGAAGGAGCTGGACGCCTCCCTGCTGCTGATCCCGCAGATGGGCTTCCTGCCGCCGGACGACAAGCGGGTCATCGGCACCATCGAGGCGATCCAGCGCGAGCTGTCGACGCCCGACGGTTTCATCCTGCGCTACCCGACGGCGGGCGAGGAGGCCGGCGTGGACGGCCTGGAGGGCGACGAGGGAGCCTTCCTGGCCTGCTCGTTCTGGATGGCCGACGACCTGGCGATGATCGGCCGGGTGGACGAGGCTCGGCGGCTGTTCGAGCGGCTGCTGTCGCTCCGCAACGACCTGGGGCTGCTCGCGGAGGAGTGGGACCCCCGGCTGCAGCGGCAGGTCGGGAACTTCCCGCAGGCCTTCAGCCACGTTCCGCTGATCGACACGGCCCTGCGGCTGACGGCCAGCGGGGCGTACGGGGGCTAG
- a CDS encoding FAD-binding oxidoreductase: protein MAPLSKAGAALTALREDLSGEVFAPEDPGYDEARTLFNAMIDRRPAVIAQCESTADVVTAVRFARELDLNIAVRGGGHSVAGMSLNDGGLVVDLRRMHEVTVHPAAGAAHIDGGATMSHLDRACEPYGLATTGGRASTTGVGGYVLGGGSGWLDRKFGLAVDNLLGVDLVTADGELVHATAEEHPELFWGLHGGGGNFGIATSLTLRLYELPVMSIAFLLYLPERGPEVVRAYRDIIEAAPPEASGAALYLTGPPEEFVPQHLVGRLLAGALLTYAGPEDEMRRLAEPLLAIPHESEIVTAIPYADLQCMIDDPPGMRNYWSAEYLTGCPDAFVDVFCARAEAMPVPTGTQHLVFPQGGAVASGPADYPVPYRDSPWAVHPFGIWEDAADDERCRQWVKDVRADARPWSTGAVYLNFTGDEGVERVVSGLGAENMQRLGALKRQYDPDNIFRFNHNIQPA from the coding sequence ATGGCTCCCCTGTCGAAGGCGGGCGCGGCCCTGACCGCGCTCCGCGAGGATCTGTCCGGCGAGGTCTTCGCTCCGGAGGATCCGGGATACGACGAGGCCCGGACCCTCTTCAACGCGATGATCGACCGCAGACCCGCCGTCATCGCCCAGTGCGAGAGCACGGCGGACGTGGTGACCGCGGTGCGGTTCGCGAGGGAACTGGACCTGAACATCGCCGTGCGCGGCGGCGGGCACAGCGTGGCCGGGATGTCCCTCAACGACGGCGGCCTCGTCGTGGACCTGCGGCGGATGCACGAGGTGACGGTCCATCCGGCCGCCGGGGCCGCGCACATCGACGGCGGAGCCACCATGAGCCACCTGGACCGGGCCTGCGAGCCGTACGGACTGGCGACGACCGGCGGCCGCGCCTCCACCACCGGTGTCGGCGGCTACGTACTGGGCGGCGGCAGCGGCTGGCTGGACCGGAAGTTCGGCCTGGCCGTGGACAACCTGCTGGGCGTGGACCTCGTCACCGCCGACGGCGAGCTCGTCCACGCGACCGCCGAGGAGCACCCGGAGCTGTTCTGGGGGCTGCACGGCGGCGGCGGGAACTTCGGCATCGCCACCTCGCTGACCCTGCGGCTGTACGAACTGCCCGTCATGTCGATCGCGTTCCTGCTGTACCTGCCGGAACGCGGACCCGAGGTGGTCCGTGCGTACCGGGACATCATCGAGGCCGCGCCGCCCGAGGCCTCGGGCGCCGCCCTCTACCTCACCGGCCCGCCCGAGGAGTTCGTCCCGCAGCACCTGGTCGGGCGGCTGCTGGCCGGGGCGCTGCTGACGTACGCGGGCCCCGAGGACGAGATGCGGAGGCTGGCCGAGCCGCTGCTGGCGATCCCCCACGAGTCGGAGATCGTCACGGCCATCCCGTACGCCGATCTCCAGTGCATGATCGACGACCCGCCCGGCATGCGGAACTACTGGTCGGCCGAGTACCTCACCGGCTGTCCCGACGCGTTCGTGGACGTCTTCTGCGCCCGCGCCGAGGCCATGCCGGTACCGACCGGCACCCAGCACCTGGTCTTCCCGCAGGGCGGCGCCGTGGCCTCCGGCCCGGCCGACTACCCGGTGCCGTACCGCGACTCGCCGTGGGCGGTGCACCCGTTCGGGATCTGGGAGGACGCGGCCGACGACGAGCGCTGCCGGCAGTGGGTCAAGGACGTCCGCGCCGACGCCCGGCCGTGGAGCACCGGCGCGGTCTACCTCAACTTCACCGGGGACGAGGGCGTGGAGCGGGTGGTCTCCGGCCTCGGAGCCGAGAACATGCAGCGGCTGGGCGCGCTGAAACGCCAGTACGACCCCGACAACATCTTCCGCTTCAACCACAACATCCAGCCCGCCTGA